A single window of Labrus mixtus chromosome 23, fLabMix1.1, whole genome shotgun sequence DNA harbors:
- the tnfsf12 gene encoding tumor necrosis factor ligand superfamily member 12 produces the protein MHRILQRRRVRKLRVVWASLALVALSLAACSALFTAWTWRQTRDLSQSFKVLQDRLEQVNTQRKAIVQLILEKRELLVGQRVKRDGGTARGRNGNGKKAASHFEITKVSSQQVGEGGVIKGWEERMLNMSKAVRYNKEQGTFTVEKAGVYFLFCQVLFNEQQSQYVKLDVVTSGQRPQKLQCMEGYGTTPSAGPHPFHFLKPCQVSGLLRLDRGTELQAITGSSFRLHTVGNPSASPHIFSIFKVN, from the exons ATGCATCGGATCCTGCAGAGGAGGCGAGTGCGCAAGCTGCGGGTCGTCTGGGCGTCTCTGGCCCTGGTGGCGCTGTCCCTGGCCGCGTGCAGCGCGCTGTTTACGGCGTGGACTTGGCGGCAGACGCGGGACCTGTCGCAGTCCTTTAAAGTCCTGCAAGACCGACTGGAGCAG GTCAACACGCAGAGGAAAGCCATCGTGCAGCTCATTCTGGAGAAGCGAGAGCTGCTTGTGGGCCAAAGAGTGAAAAGAGACg GGGGGACGGCGCGAGGGAGGAATGGAAACGGAAAGAAAGCAGCGTCTCATTTCGAGA TTACCAAAGTCTCCTCTCAACAAG TTGGAGAGGGGGGTGTGATAAAAGGTTGGGAGGAGAGGATGTTGAATATGAGTAAAGCGGTGAGGTACAACAAGGAACAAGGCACCTTCACAGTGGAGAAAGCGggggtctacttcctgttttgcCAG GTGTTGTTCAATGAGCAGCAGTCTCAGTATGTGAAGCTGGATGTGGTGACCAGTGGACAGAGGCCTCAGAAGCTGCAGTGCATGGAGGGATACGGGACGACCCCCTCCGCCGGACCGCACCCTTTCCACTTCCTGAAGCCGTGCCAGGTGTCCGGCCTGCTGCGACTGGATAGAGGCACAGAGCTGCAGGCCATCACAGGCTCGTCCTTCAGACTCCATACTGTGGGAAATCCTTCAGCCTCCCCTCACATCTTCAGCATCTTTAAAGTTAACTGA